From Vogesella sp. XCS3, the proteins below share one genomic window:
- a CDS encoding cytochrome c yields MTKPLYSRGSLIGLMLMLLACALLFASEAVPASHLPKPDAARSQVLLHLLREDCGACHGLTRQGGLGSPLTAAALAGKPADSLVATILDGRPGTAMPPWRPFISEQEARWLVELLQQDLPR; encoded by the coding sequence ATGACGAAGCCACTGTACAGCAGGGGTAGCCTGATCGGCCTCATGCTGATGCTGCTGGCCTGTGCGCTGCTATTTGCCAGCGAGGCAGTGCCGGCGTCTCATCTGCCGAAGCCGGATGCGGCCCGGAGCCAGGTACTGCTGCATCTGCTGCGCGAAGACTGCGGCGCCTGCCACGGCCTGACGCGACAGGGTGGGCTGGGCAGCCCGCTCACCGCCGCCGCGTTGGCCGGCAAGCCGGCCGATAGCCTGGTGGCCACCATTCTCGATGGCCGCCCCGGTACCGCCATGCCGCCGTGGCGGCCCTTCATCAGCGAGCAGGAAGCCCGCTGGCTGGTAGAACTCTTGCAACAGGACCTCCCGCGATGA
- a CDS encoding nitrite reductase: MTSFRIRTVAQGVLLATLPFAAALAYADAANKPVSPAEAAYQAGGSPLAGEDMHQNINPKAPPMTKAEFARARQIYFERCAGCHGVLRKGATGKPLTPDITLGKGTDYLKIFIAYGSPAGMPNWQTSGEMSEQDVDLMARYIQQEPPTPPEFSLADIEKSRKVYLPVDKRPTRKMNNYNLDNLFSVTLRDSGEVALIDGDSKQIINIVKTGYAVHISRLSKSGRYLYVIGRDARLNLIDLWLPKPDNVAEVKVGLEARSVETSKYKGFEDKIAVAGTYWPPQFVIMDGDTLQPRKIVSTRGMTVDNEYHPEPRVASIVASHYRPEFVINAKETGKIMMVDYSDLANLKTTTIDSAKFLHDGGFDSSGRYFLVAANASNKIAVVDTKTDKLAALVDVGKIPHPGRGANFVHPKYGPVWSTSHLGSDEVTLIGTDPAKHPQYAWKAVATFKGQGGGSLFIKTHPKSSNLWVDTPLNPDAKVSQSVAVYDIRQLDKPPQVIDIAACASLDDDGAKRVVQPEYNKAGDEVWFSVWSAKNKQSAIVVVNDKTRQCKAVIKDKRLITPTGKFNVFNTQHDVY; encoded by the coding sequence ATGACAAGCTTCAGGATCCGTACCGTGGCCCAAGGCGTTTTATTGGCAACCCTGCCCTTTGCAGCTGCACTGGCCTATGCCGATGCGGCCAACAAACCTGTCAGTCCGGCTGAGGCAGCCTATCAGGCTGGCGGTTCGCCGCTCGCAGGCGAGGACATGCATCAGAATATCAACCCCAAAGCACCGCCTATGACTAAGGCTGAGTTTGCACGGGCTCGTCAGATTTATTTCGAGCGTTGTGCCGGCTGTCACGGTGTGCTGCGCAAGGGAGCTACTGGTAAACCGCTTACTCCAGACATTACTCTGGGCAAGGGCACCGACTACCTGAAGATCTTCATCGCCTACGGCAGCCCGGCCGGCATGCCCAACTGGCAGACCTCCGGCGAGATGAGCGAGCAGGACGTGGACCTGATGGCGCGCTACATCCAGCAGGAGCCGCCGACGCCGCCCGAGTTTTCGCTGGCGGACATCGAGAAGTCGCGCAAGGTCTACCTGCCGGTAGACAAGCGCCCGACACGCAAGATGAACAACTACAACCTCGACAACCTGTTCTCGGTGACGCTGCGCGACAGCGGCGAGGTGGCGCTAATCGACGGCGACAGCAAGCAGATCATCAACATCGTCAAGACCGGCTACGCGGTCCACATCTCGCGGCTGTCCAAGTCCGGCCGCTACCTGTACGTGATCGGCCGCGACGCACGCCTCAACCTGATCGACCTGTGGTTGCCCAAACCGGACAATGTGGCCGAGGTGAAGGTGGGGCTGGAAGCGCGCTCGGTGGAAACCTCCAAGTACAAGGGTTTCGAAGACAAGATCGCCGTGGCCGGCACCTACTGGCCGCCGCAATTCGTGATCATGGACGGCGACACGCTGCAGCCGCGCAAGATCGTGTCCACCCGTGGCATGACCGTGGACAACGAGTACCACCCCGAGCCGCGCGTGGCGTCCATCGTGGCCAGCCACTACCGCCCCGAGTTCGTGATCAACGCCAAAGAAACCGGCAAGATTATGATGGTGGACTACAGCGACCTGGCCAACCTGAAAACCACCACTATCGACTCGGCCAAGTTCCTGCACGATGGCGGTTTCGATAGCAGCGGCCGCTATTTCCTGGTGGCGGCCAACGCTTCCAACAAGATTGCGGTGGTGGATACCAAGACCGACAAGCTGGCCGCTCTGGTCGACGTGGGCAAGATTCCGCACCCGGGGCGCGGGGCCAACTTCGTGCATCCCAAGTACGGCCCGGTATGGAGCACCTCGCATCTGGGCAGCGACGAGGTGACGCTGATCGGCACTGACCCGGCGAAACACCCGCAGTACGCGTGGAAGGCGGTTGCCACCTTCAAAGGGCAGGGCGGCGGCTCGCTGTTCATCAAGACGCATCCGAAATCCAGCAATCTGTGGGTGGATACCCCGCTTAACCCGGACGCCAAGGTCAGCCAGAGCGTGGCGGTGTACGACATCCGCCAGCTGGACAAGCCGCCGCAAGTCATCGACATCGCCGCGTGTGCCAGCCTGGACGATGACGGTGCCAAGCGTGTGGTGCAGCCGGAGTACAACAAGGCCGGTGACGAGGTGTGGTTCTCGGTGTGGAGCGCCAAGAACAAGCAGTCGGCCATCGTGGTGGTCAACGACAAGACCCGCCAGTGCAAGGCCGTCATCAAGGACAAGCGCCTGATTACCCCGACTGGCAAGTTCAACGTGTTCAACACCCAACACGACGTTTACTGA
- a CDS encoding DUF3079 domain-containing protein, translating into MRRKFPIHPAHPERLCWGCDKYCAASDLQCGNGCGRTQHPAELLGDDWYLQGDWGFSTEELARFTGLESVDSNQ; encoded by the coding sequence ATGCGCCGCAAATTCCCCATTCACCCCGCCCATCCCGAGCGCCTGTGTTGGGGCTGCGACAAGTATTGTGCGGCCAGCGACCTGCAATGCGGCAACGGCTGCGGCCGCACCCAGCACCCGGCCGAGCTGCTGGGCGACGACTGGTACCTGCAGGGGGACTGGGGCTTCAGCACCGAGGAGCTGGCGCGTTTTACCGGGCTGGAAAGCGTTGATTCGAATCAATGA
- a CDS encoding c-type cytochrome, whose product MKTSLLTAMLLSAGLLLATTAQASPELAKKYNCLACHSMDKKVVGPSFKDIASKYKGQNVQAKLEEKVKKGGAGSFGPVPMSPNPQLPDADLKVLVKWVLSQ is encoded by the coding sequence ATGAAAACCTCTCTGCTTACTGCCATGCTGCTGTCCGCCGGCCTGCTGCTGGCCACCACCGCCCAGGCCTCACCGGAGCTGGCCAAGAAGTACAACTGCCTGGCCTGCCACAGCATGGACAAGAAGGTGGTCGGCCCGTCGTTCAAGGACATCGCCAGCAAGTACAAAGGCCAAAACGTGCAGGCCAAGCTGGAAGAAAAAGTGAAGAAAGGCGGCGCCGGCAGCTTTGGCCCGGTGCCGATGTCACCCAATCCGCAACTGCCTGACGCCGACCTGAAGGTACTGGTGAAGTGGGTGCTGTCCCAGTAA
- a CDS encoding cytochrome D1 domain-containing protein yields MTLRTLLSAVLAAAALAGCATPTLRGSGDLGVVIERAAGSLQVVQQQPPASLARVRGLGDLSHASLVYSRDARYVYVFARDGGLSKVDLLTGTLQARVLQAGNSIGGAISSDGRIVAAQNYSPGGVKLFDADTLTLLADIPAQDAAGQSSRVVGLADLPGNHFAFALFDAGEIWLLDAANPCQPAITRYRGIGRQPYDGLASSDGRYYIAGLFGEDGLALLDTWHLDAGVRRILPAYGQGETRLPVYKMPHLRGWSLAGDYAFFPAIGQSQVLVADSRSWQPVAKVPVYGQPVFVMAEPGGRRVWVNFAFPHNDTVQVIDVPSMQVVHTLKPGRAILHMEFTARGDAVWLSSRDDDKVVVIDTRTLAVRSVLPAANPSGIFFSWRAGRMGM; encoded by the coding sequence ATGACACTTCGAACCCTGCTGAGCGCCGTGTTGGCCGCAGCTGCGCTGGCCGGCTGCGCCACCCCCACGCTACGCGGCAGCGGCGATCTGGGGGTGGTAATCGAACGTGCCGCCGGCAGCCTGCAGGTGGTGCAGCAACAGCCGCCGGCCAGCCTGGCACGCGTCAGAGGCCTGGGCGACCTGTCGCACGCTTCGCTGGTGTATAGCCGTGATGCCCGCTATGTCTACGTGTTTGCCCGCGACGGCGGCTTGTCCAAAGTGGACCTGCTCACCGGTACCTTGCAGGCCCGCGTGCTGCAGGCCGGCAACAGCATTGGCGGGGCCATTTCCAGCGATGGCCGCATCGTGGCGGCACAGAACTACAGCCCCGGCGGGGTGAAGCTGTTCGATGCCGACACGCTGACGCTGCTGGCCGACATCCCGGCGCAGGACGCCGCCGGGCAGTCGTCGCGTGTGGTGGGCCTGGCCGACTTGCCGGGTAACCACTTTGCCTTTGCGCTGTTTGACGCCGGCGAAATCTGGCTACTAGATGCGGCCAACCCGTGCCAGCCGGCCATCACCCGTTACCGCGGCATCGGGCGGCAGCCTTACGACGGTCTGGCCAGTAGCGATGGCCGCTACTACATCGCCGGCCTGTTCGGCGAAGACGGCCTGGCCTTGCTGGACACCTGGCACCTCGATGCCGGCGTGCGCCGCATCCTGCCGGCGTACGGCCAGGGCGAGACCCGGCTGCCGGTGTACAAGATGCCGCACCTGCGCGGCTGGAGCCTGGCCGGCGATTATGCGTTCTTTCCCGCCATCGGCCAGTCACAGGTGCTGGTGGCCGATAGCCGCAGCTGGCAGCCGGTGGCCAAGGTGCCGGTATACGGCCAGCCGGTGTTCGTGATGGCCGAACCGGGCGGGCGCCGCGTGTGGGTGAACTTTGCCTTTCCACACAATGACACCGTGCAGGTGATCGACGTGCCCAGCATGCAGGTGGTGCACACGCTGAAGCCGGGGCGCGCCATCCTGCACATGGAGTTCACCGCCCGTGGCGACGCGGTATGGTTGTCCAGCCGCGACGACGACAAGGTCGTGGTTATTGATACCCGCACGCTGGCCGTGCGTAGTGTGCTGCCGGCGGCCAACCCGTCCGGGATCTTCTTCAGCTGGCGTGCCGGCCGCATGGGGATGTGA